The following proteins come from a genomic window of Populus nigra chromosome 6, ddPopNigr1.1, whole genome shotgun sequence:
- the LOC133697284 gene encoding histidine kinase 4-like translates to MALNIQQSYHHSVAVKMNGQQMGTKRGYTFIQANRTWLPKILLLWIMAMALFSLTIYNGMDADNRVRRKEVLSSMCDQRARMLQDQFNVSVNHVHALAILVSTFHYYKNPSAIDQETFAEYTARTAFERPLLSGVAYAQRVVNSERLEFERQHGWTIKTMEREPSPIRDEYAPVIFSQETVSYIESLDMMSGEEDRENILRARATGKAVLTGPFRLLGSHHLGVVLTFPVYKSKLPPSPTVAQRIEATAGYLGGAFDVESLVENLLGQLAGNQAILVNVYDITNSSDLLIMYGHQNQDGDMSLLHESKLDFGDPFRRHLMTCRYHEKAPTSWTALTTTFLFFVIGLLVGYILYEAAIHIVKVEDDFHEMQDLKVQAEAADVAKSQFLATVSHEIRTPMNGILGMLALLLDTDLSSTQRDYAQTAQVCGKALIALINEVLDRAKIEAGKLELEAVPFHIRSIVDDVLSLFSEKSRNKGIELAVFVSDKVPEIVVGDPGRFRQIITNLVGNSVKFTERGHTFVKVHLYEHAKATTDTKADTCSISGSNESVLISGSQKFKTLSGCEAADDQNSWDVFKHLSDEDFRFDASINVMTSNEASENITLMVCVEDTGIGIPLKAQSRVFMPFVQADSSTSRHYGGTGIGLSISKCLVELMGGQISFISRPEVGSTFSFTAVFGTCKKNAFTKMEKRNAEDLPSGFRGLKALVVDGKPVRAAVTRYHLKRLGILAEVVSNLKVAAGSCGKNGSLTSGSKIQPDMILVEKDTWISGEDGVSSVWKLDWKQNGHAFKFPKMILLATNITNSEFDKAKAAGFADTVIMKPLRASMVAACLLQVLGMGKKRSQGKCMPNGSSFLQSLLCGKKILVVDDNRVNRRVAAGALKKFGADVECADSGKEALKLLQLPHTFDACFMDIQMPEMDGFEATRRIRQMESQANEQMNGESMVEGGTTRKGQWHIPILAMTADVIHATHDECLKCGMDGYVSKPFEEENLYQAVARFFDSKSTLKS, encoded by the exons ATGGCGTTGAATATACAGCAAAGCTACCACCACTCAGTGGCTGTTAAAATGAATGGGCAACAAATGGGGACCAAAAGGGGGTATACATTTATACAAGCCAACAGGACTTGGCTTCCCAAGATTTTGTTGCTCTGGATCATGGCTATGGCACTTTTTAGTTTGACAATATACAATGGCATGGATGCTGATAATAGAGTGAGGAGAAAGGAGGTGTTGAGTAGCATGTGTGATCAAAGGGCTAGAATGCTGCAAGATCAATTCAATGTTAGTGTCAACCATGTTCATGCCCTTGCCATTCTTGTCTCCACTTTTCATTACTACAAGAACCCATCTGCAATTGACCAG GAAACCTTTGCTGAGTACACTGCTAGAACTGCTTTTGAGAGGCCATTGTTAAGTGGCGTAGCCTATGCACAACGAGTGGTCAATTCAGAGCGGCTGGAATTTGAGAGGCAACATGGGTGGACAATAAAGACAATGGAGAGGGAGCCTTCACCCATTCGAGATGAATATGCACCTGTAATATTTTCTCAGGAGACGGTCTCCTACATTGAGTCTCTTGACATGATGTCAGGGGAG GAGGACAGAGAAAACATACTGAGGGCTAGGGCTACCGGGAAAGCTGTTTTGACGGGCCCCTTTAGGTTACTAGGTTCTCATCACCTCGGTGTTGTATTGACATTCCCTGTTTACAAGTCTAAGCTTCCTCCAAGCCCAACTGTGGCCCAGCGCATTGAGGCAACTGCTGG aTACCTTGGTGGAGCCTTTGATGTCGAGTCCCTTGTGGAGAATTTACTTGGACAACTTGCTGGGAATCAGGCAATTTTGGTGAATGTTTATGACATAACTAACTCTTCTGACCTTTTAATCATGTATGGTCACCAAAATCAAGACGGTGACATGTCTCTTTTGCATGAAAGCAAGCTTGATTTTGGAGATCCATTCAGAAGGCATCTGATGACATGCAG GTACCACGAGAAGGCGCCCACTTCATGGACTGCACTCACCACAACTTTCTTATTCTTTGTGATCGGTTTATTAGTGGGTTACATCTTGTACGAAGCAGCAATTCATATTGTAAAGGTCGAGGATGATTTCCATGAAATGCAGGATTTGAAAGTCCAGGCTGAAGCTGCTGATGTTGCAAAATCCCAG TTTCTAGCTACTGTATCTCACGAAATCAGAACACCTATGAATGGCATCCTTG GAATGCTTGCTTTGCTACTAGATACAGATTTAAGTTCAACCCAGAGGGACTATGCTCAAACAGCTCAAGTCTGTGGAAAGGCACTGATAGCTTTGATAAATGAGGTGCTTGACCGGGCTAAAATTGAAGCTGGAAAGCTAGAGCTGGAAGCAGTCCCATTCCATATTCGATCCATAGTAGATGATgtcctttctttattttctgaGAAGTCTAGAAACAAAGGCATTGAG CTGGCAGTGTTTGTTTCTGATAAAGTTCCAGAAATTGTTGTCGGTGATCCTGGGAGATTCAGACAGATAATCACAAATCTGGTGGGGAACTCTGTTAAG TTCACTGAAAGAGGACATACATTCGTTAAAGTTCATCTGTATGAACATGCCAAGGCCACGACAGATACAAAAGCAGACACTTGTTCAATTAGTGGGTCCAATGAAAGTGTGCTTATATCAGGGTCCCAAAAGTTCAAAACCTTAAGTGGTTGTGAAGCAGCAGATGATCAGAACAGTTGGGATGTCTTTAAGCATCTTTCCGATGAAGATTTCCGATTTGATGCCTCAATAAATGTAATGACCAGCAATGAAGCTTCTGAAAATATTACTTTGATGGTATGTGTGGAGGATACAGGAATTGGCATCCCCTTAAAAGCCCAGAGTCGTGTTTTCATGCCCTTTGTGCAGGCAGACAGTTCAACATCAAGACATTATGGAGGAACTGGAATTGGATTGAGTATAAGCAAATGTCTGGTTGAGCTCATGGGTGGTCAAATAAGCTTTATTAGCCGACCTGAGGTTGGAAGCACATTTTCATTCACAGCTGTTTTTGGCACGTGCAAGAAAAATGCTTTCACCAAAATGGAAAAACGCAATGCTGAAGATTTGCCTTCTGGCTTTAGAGGATTGAAAGCATTAGTTGTTGATGGAAAACCAGTTAGGGCTGCTGTAACCAGATACCATTTGAAGAGGCTTGGTATCCTAGCTGAAGTTGTGAGTAACCTCAAGGTGGCTGCTGGTAGCTGTGGGAAAAATGGTTCTCTAACATCCGG AAGTAAAATCCAGCCAGATATGATTCTAGTCGAGAAGGATACATGGATTTCTGGGGAGGATGGTGTTTCAAGTGTATGGAAACTGGACTGGAAACAAAACGGACATGCATTCAAGTTTCCTAAGATGATCCTTCTTGCTACCAATATTACCAATTCTGAATTTGATAAAGCAAAGGCAGCAGGTTTTGCCGATACCGTGATCATGAAACCTTTGAGAGCAAGTATGGTGGCTGCATGTCTTCTTCAGGTGCTGGGCATGGGCAAGAAGAGATCACAAGGGAAATGCATGCCAAATGGATCTTCTTTCCTTCAGAGCCTTCTCTGTGGAAAGAAGATTCTGGTGGTTGATGACAATAGGGTAAACCGCAGAGTTGCTGCAGGTGCGTTAAAGAAGTTTGGAGCTGATGTCGAGTGTGCTGACAGTGGTAAAGAAGCACTGAAATTGCTTCAACTACCACACACTTTTGATGCATGCTTCATGGATATTCAAATGCCAGAAATGGATGG GTTTGAGGCAACACGTCGTATCCGGCAGATGGAGAGCCAGGCAAATGAGCAGATGAATGGTGAATCCATGGTAGAAGGAGGAACAACTAGAAAAGGACAGTGGCATATTCCAATATTAGCAATGACAGCTGATGTGATACATGCCACACATGATGAGTGCTTGAAATGCGGGATGGATGGATACGTCTCAAAGCCTTTCGAGGAAGAAAATCTTTATCAGGCAGTTGCCAGGTTCTTTGATAGCAAATCCACTTTAAAGTCATAA